A genomic segment from Glycine soja cultivar W05 chromosome 20, ASM419377v2, whole genome shotgun sequence encodes:
- the LOC114402446 gene encoding uncharacterized protein LOC114402446 gives MGSVYELVLLLLFCGLMPLVLAAGNQAECPPSFPCGYLDNISFPFTLTERPDCGLLPISNCDDPLKPKMIQLHKKGVSFQLVRVAQLFSSPTTPLTTFQFRDTNLYDLLQNESCEAFRNNYTLPFPHSFHFASFHLQYNTTLFRCNRSLHVSPPTSMHNYTKCADYDLYYNNTSYNNISRAADASLRACTKVLLPIKDTPDANNPFTFVTADILTKVELTHECAACHYRRGGQCQLDSREKFCCTNGILQQNPCKHP, from the coding sequence ATGGGTTCAGTTTATGAATTAGTATTATTGCTTTTATTTTGTGGCCTTATGCCACTTGTCTTGGCGGCTGGGAACCAAGCAGAGTGTCCACCTTCGTTTCCATGTGGATATCTTGACAATATCAGTTTCCCATTCACTCTAACTGAACGCCCGGACTGTGGCTTATTGCCCATTAGCAATTGTGATGATCCACTTAAGCCCAAAATGATCCAATTACACAAAAAGGGAGTATCGTTTCAGCTTGTACGTGTTGCTCAGCTTTTCAGTAGTCCTACTACTCCTCTCACAACTTTTCAATTTAGAGACACAAATCTCTATGACCTTCTGCAGAACGAAAGTTGTGAAGCTTTCAGAAACAATTATACTCTTCCTTTTCCTCACAGCTTTCACTTTGCTTCTTTTCATCTCCAATACAACACAACTCTGTTCAGGTGCAACCGCAGCCTCCATGTCAGCCCTCCCACAAGCATGCATAATTATACAAAGTGCGCTGATTACGATCTCTACTACAATAACACCTCCTACAATAACATCTCCAGAGCTGCAGATGCGTCTTTGAGAGCATGTACAAAGGTCCTGCTTCCAATTAAAGACACGCCTGACGCTAACAACCCATTCACATTCGTAACTGCAGATATCTTGACTAAAGTAGAATTAACCCATGAATGTGCAGCTTGCCACTATCGCAGAGGAGGGCAGTGTCAACTTGACAGCAGAGAGAAATTTTGTTGTACCAACGGTATACTACAACAAAATCCCTGTAAACACCCATGA